Proteins encoded together in one Caldicellulosiruptor saccharolyticus DSM 8903 window:
- a CDS encoding GntR family transcriptional regulator, with amino-acid sequence MVYNHSDERESRYSPLYEKIFEIIKERILMGILKPGDPLVEVKLAEELGVSRTPIREALRQLELEGLVYSIPHKGAFVAGVTAQDIEDIYTIRMLLDGLAARWAAQKITKDEEDELTEIITLMELYTRKKDIPKVMKTDSQFHQLIYKASKSKPLEHVLSTFHSYIIRARATSFETPGRLEEAMEEHKLIFEAIVNKDPDKAEEYMKLHVKNAAKNLIEQKKMEEKTVAGK; translated from the coding sequence ATGGTTTACAATCATTCAGATGAGAGGGAAAGTAGATATTCACCACTTTATGAAAAAATATTTGAGATCATCAAAGAAAGGATTTTAATGGGTATTTTAAAACCGGGCGACCCTCTTGTTGAGGTAAAACTTGCAGAAGAGCTTGGTGTTTCACGAACACCTATAAGAGAGGCCCTGCGCCAGCTTGAGCTTGAAGGGCTTGTGTATTCTATACCTCACAAAGGTGCGTTTGTTGCTGGTGTTACTGCTCAAGACATAGAGGACATATACACAATAAGGATGCTTTTAGATGGACTTGCTGCACGCTGGGCGGCCCAGAAGATTACAAAAGACGAAGAAGATGAGCTGACAGAGATAATTACGCTTATGGAGCTTTATACAAGAAAAAAAGATATTCCAAAGGTGATGAAAACAGACTCACAGTTTCATCAGCTTATTTACAAGGCCTCTAAAAGCAAACCGCTCGAGCATGTTTTGTCAACATTTCATAGCTATATTATAAGAGCAAGAGCAACGTCATTTGAAACACCCGGTAGGCTTGAAGAGGCTATGGAAGAGCACAAGCTCATATTTGAGGCAATTGTAAATAAAGACCCTGACAAGGCTGAGGAGTATATGAAGCTTCATGTAAAGAACGCAGCCAAAAACCTGATTGAACAGAAAAAGATGGAAGAAAAGACTGTGGCAGGGAAGTAG
- a CDS encoding Mur ligase: MMKIENIKVYNNKNIYSDKKVAVVDVKCDIEKAQKFATYCIQIQNLIGYNLIELHDCIKEVDKIKVIIEHDNPKVISQVIELAVEAVNNNLKIEDCQDKILKLKKLTIETELSPNTRLLKNACQKRGIRFTRIGYTDTCVLGEGKWAKVFSGLLSDHDFAQLSLSFDRELQKRVLQANGFPVPMFRVVFTQNELVQAVKELGFPLSIKGCCKNSPNFVNIRTNQQAIETFNTIKNFENRVVVERFVLGNSYKVLVVNGRMVAAIKRISPYIIGDGKKKILELLSEAERQNKQIQKNILKQGFNLYDILPRGMSIYLKEATNFKNGCIVEDVTEQVACTNQQLFCNVVQKFGYQFAVLDFVTENISLPYTTIGGYIVDIETNADLRVFCQNCNVDVYGAILDVYFEKMPNPSVPIIAVSGTFGKSTILQIIRYILQRCGVETTIDFDINNFYLRNISDTSDVKLIEFNPSDQIEEIEVEPCIGIIANTLNENQIERNILFSRSIKENGYLILNINDPFKYLYSSKAKCQIVFTSAKFDHPDLKAHIELKKPCVYLEDDSIIIFDGRETFEFCSIKEIPYSYDGKLKFAIENILQVVAALYFFGVDPEIIYKFLIEYKNDSHQNPGKFNIFDINGVKVIIDDIQKKEHVKIVIENLEQIGICKLLFVCDSTKKDLIDFVEDRERIVYKDIKVFEDVIALISVAMRKAKKGEGVFIILPEPLNKDITFEIRESLARRKKNFVNNA, encoded by the coding sequence ATGATGAAGATAGAAAATATAAAGGTTTACAACAATAAGAATATCTATTCTGACAAAAAAGTGGCTGTGGTAGATGTCAAATGCGATATTGAAAAGGCACAGAAGTTTGCAACCTATTGTATCCAGATACAAAATTTGATTGGATATAACCTGATTGAGTTACATGACTGTATAAAAGAGGTAGACAAGATAAAAGTGATTATTGAACATGACAATCCAAAGGTAATTTCTCAAGTAATAGAACTTGCTGTTGAAGCTGTGAACAATAATTTAAAAATTGAGGATTGTCAGGATAAGATCTTGAAACTGAAAAAGCTCACAATTGAGACAGAGCTGAGTCCTAATACAAGGCTTTTGAAAAATGCATGCCAGAAAAGAGGTATAAGATTTACAAGGATTGGTTATACAGACACATGTGTATTGGGTGAAGGGAAGTGGGCGAAGGTTTTTTCAGGTCTTTTGAGTGATCATGACTTTGCTCAATTGAGTTTGTCTTTTGACAGAGAGCTGCAAAAGAGAGTCTTGCAGGCAAATGGTTTTCCGGTTCCAATGTTCAGAGTTGTATTTACACAAAATGAGCTTGTGCAAGCAGTAAAAGAACTTGGTTTTCCTCTTTCAATAAAAGGTTGTTGTAAGAATTCACCAAATTTTGTAAATATAAGAACAAACCAACAGGCAATAGAGACTTTCAATACAATAAAAAACTTTGAAAACAGAGTAGTGGTAGAGAGGTTTGTCTTGGGAAACAGTTACAAGGTTTTGGTTGTAAATGGCAGGATGGTTGCTGCTATAAAAAGGATATCGCCTTATATTATAGGAGATGGAAAAAAGAAGATTTTAGAGCTTCTAAGTGAGGCAGAGAGGCAAAATAAACAGATTCAGAAGAATATACTTAAACAGGGTTTTAATCTGTATGACATTTTACCAAGGGGAATGAGTATATATTTAAAAGAGGCCACAAATTTTAAAAATGGATGTATTGTAGAGGATGTAACAGAGCAGGTAGCATGTACAAATCAGCAGCTCTTTTGCAATGTTGTACAAAAATTTGGTTACCAGTTTGCAGTTTTGGACTTTGTAACAGAGAATATCTCTTTGCCATATACAACAATTGGTGGTTATATTGTAGATATAGAGACGAACGCCGATTTGAGGGTATTTTGTCAAAACTGCAATGTTGATGTATATGGCGCAATCCTGGATGTATACTTTGAAAAAATGCCAAACCCGTCTGTACCGATAATTGCTGTTTCAGGAACATTTGGAAAAAGCACAATTCTCCAGATTATAAGATATATTTTGCAAAGATGCGGTGTTGAGACTACAATAGACTTTGATATAAACAATTTTTATCTTAGAAATATTTCTGATACCTCAGATGTAAAACTGATTGAGTTCAATCCCTCAGATCAAATTGAAGAAATAGAGGTTGAACCATGCATAGGAATAATAGCAAATACCTTAAATGAAAATCAAATAGAAAGAAATATACTATTTTCAAGAAGTATAAAAGAAAATGGATACCTTATTTTAAACATAAACGACCCTTTTAAATACCTCTATAGTAGCAAAGCAAAGTGCCAAATTGTATTTACTTCAGCTAAATTTGACCATCCTGACCTGAAGGCTCATATTGAATTGAAAAAACCTTGTGTGTATCTTGAAGATGATTCAATTATAATCTTTGATGGGAGAGAAACATTTGAATTTTGTAGCATAAAAGAAATTCCGTATTCATATGATGGGAAACTCAAATTTGCAATAGAAAATATCCTGCAAGTTGTGGCAGCACTTTACTTTTTCGGTGTTGATCCTGAGATCATTTACAAGTTCTTGATTGAGTATAAAAACGACTCTCATCAAAACCCTGGTAAGTTTAACATCTTTGATATCAATGGGGTTAAAGTTATAATTGACGATATTCAAAAAAAGGAACATGTCAAGATTGTTATCGAAAATCTTGAGCAGATAGGGATTTGTAAGCTTTTATTTGTATGTGATAGTACTAAAAAGGATTTAATAGATTTTGTAGAAGATAGAGAAAGGATTGTTTACAAGGATATAAAGGTTTTTGAAGATGTTATAGCACTGATTTCTGTGGCCATGAGAAAAGCGAAAAAGGGCGAAGGCGTTTTTATTATCCTTCCAGAACCTCTTAATAAGGATATAACATTCGAAATACGGGAAAGTTTAGCAAGGCGTAAAAAGAATTTTGTTAACAATGCTTGA
- a CDS encoding GGDEF domain-containing protein: MKKSTSFTITTCLTFMPALVFAQFNLSKELTEFYLYKSFKIAGLVAISGVFTISLTLGNELKNTLLYSFGKAFLSLTILKFLYVLSLDKDIIDNVRNVQGPDFLNALFKLLIIYSLLFSIVFKDKLRSLWEKWVVAINVVVAVYGIWFFGSISIGYKGSFLLSEETLTHLYTFCEILIMIGILLSVFSLFTNVNYRQLKSLNLFLILFGFGEGILIITKRNGILLTEALQNFALLYLFIAIFLSVTLHQFRFLRQLSLFSSEVLKEKLDIRKSFDLLVEFVYEIYSKVFSKICFYYLQHENVFKLITTKGDDDVEDIQEKVILKLNSEYFSDSKMDIEVFNIPRLKEFLQLEEDEYFSISSVYKNAAVVPIYRQNQIVALLICYTKIKNFKLSNELIDGLLIFKNFSQALLSQIERIKKIRSLSAEDELTGLYNRRYFIKELIMESLSCDRYGGKFCLAFFDMDNLKLLNDFYGHSMGDKAIRMIARAIKDNIRKTDVPARLGGDEFAVIFKNCSKEDIENRIENIKKLIEEESEKQLPKKIRVSCGVAVYPDDTKSLDELLKIADMRMYEEKLKNKGESK, encoded by the coding sequence ATGAAAAAGAGTACAAGTTTTACAATTACAACCTGTTTGACTTTTATGCCTGCCTTAGTATTTGCACAATTTAATCTGTCAAAAGAGTTAACTGAATTTTATCTTTACAAATCTTTCAAAATTGCAGGACTTGTGGCAATAAGTGGAGTATTTACCATATCTCTTACCTTAGGCAATGAATTAAAGAATACTTTGCTTTACAGTTTCGGAAAAGCTTTTTTAAGCCTTACTATATTGAAATTTTTGTATGTCCTGAGTTTAGATAAAGACATTATAGATAATGTTAGAAATGTACAGGGTCCTGATTTTTTGAATGCTTTATTTAAACTTTTAATTATCTATTCTTTGTTATTTTCAATAGTGTTTAAAGATAAGCTTAGGTCTCTTTGGGAAAAATGGGTTGTTGCCATTAACGTTGTTGTAGCAGTGTATGGAATTTGGTTTTTTGGCAGTATAAGCATAGGCTATAAAGGTTCCTTTTTGCTCTCAGAAGAGACATTAACACATCTTTACACATTTTGTGAGATATTAATTATGATAGGGATTTTACTGTCTGTTTTTTCGCTTTTTACAAACGTAAACTACAGACAATTGAAGAGTTTGAATCTATTTTTAATTTTATTTGGTTTTGGTGAAGGTATATTGATCATTACAAAGAGAAATGGAATACTTTTAACAGAAGCGTTACAGAACTTTGCACTCTTATATCTTTTTATTGCTATATTTTTAAGTGTTACCTTACATCAATTTAGATTTTTACGCCAGCTTTCTTTGTTTAGCAGTGAGGTTTTGAAAGAAAAGCTTGACATTAGGAAGAGTTTTGATCTACTTGTTGAGTTTGTGTATGAGATATACTCTAAGGTTTTTTCAAAAATCTGCTTTTACTATCTTCAACATGAAAATGTGTTTAAGCTTATAACAACAAAAGGTGATGATGATGTTGAAGACATTCAAGAAAAAGTGATATTAAAGTTAAATAGTGAATACTTTAGTGATTCAAAAATGGACATTGAAGTTTTTAATATTCCAAGACTTAAAGAATTTCTCCAGTTGGAAGAGGATGAGTATTTTTCTATTTCAAGCGTTTACAAAAATGCAGCAGTTGTTCCAATTTATAGGCAAAACCAAATTGTTGCCCTTTTGATTTGTTATACAAAGATTAAGAATTTCAAGCTCAGCAATGAGCTTATAGATGGGCTTTTGATATTCAAAAACTTTTCACAAGCACTTTTGTCTCAAATAGAGAGAATAAAAAAGATACGAAGCTTGTCAGCAGAGGATGAGCTAACTGGCCTTTACAACAGACGATATTTTATCAAAGAATTAATTATGGAGTCACTTTCGTGTGACAGGTATGGTGGCAAGTTTTGTTTAGCTTTCTTTGATATGGACAATCTAAAACTTCTGAATGACTTTTATGGGCATTCAATGGGTGACAAGGCAATAAGGATGATAGCAAGGGCTATAAAGGACAATATCAGAAAGACTGATGTTCCGGCAAGGCTTGGTGGAGATGAGTTTGCTGTGATATTTAAAAACTGTAGCAAAGAAGATATAGAAAATAGAATAGAAAACATAAAAAAGCTTATTGAAGAAGAGTCGGAAAAACAGCTTCCCAAAAAGATAAGAGTTAGCTGTGGTGTTGCAGTGTACCCTGATGATACGAAAAGCCTGGATGAACTTTTGAAGATTGCAGATATGCGAATGTATGAGGAAAAATTGAAAAACAAAGGGGAGAGTAAATGA
- a CDS encoding nucleoside kinase, translated as MMQEKKDTANVFFVDVNQYQEVPVGTVLLDLVPKFQILFKSPIIAAKVDNEIKELKYVVSKDCKIKFIDMTQEDGMRIYRRSLIFVLIVATRMLFKEAVNVQHSLSKGLYCEVENRKLSEEDILLIRQKMQEIIEKDIPFRREKVTREEAVKLFESMGYLDKARTVKFSENDHVYIYYCGDFVDYFYGHMVPSTGYLKIFDLIRYQDGMVLLYPDKSNPFKLQEFVENKKLFAVYHEYKNWGKILKVTDVGELNQVIASGKIREFIRVSEALHEKKIAYIADEISKNPDIKVVLISGPSSSGKTTFAHRLAIQLRVNGKNPIYIGLDDYFYEDRVPLDENGKPDYESIEAIDIELFNTQLKDLISGKEVVLPKFDFINRKRTFQRKVKLEENDIIIIEGIHGLNSRLTPMIDDRNKFKIYVSALTHLNLDKHNRIQTTDYRILRRIVRDARTRGASAKRTISMWPSVRNGEEKNIFPYQEMADTMFNSALIYELAVLKKYAVPLLKTITKEDEEYSEAQRLLHFLSFILSVDDEREIPPQSIIREFIGGSCFYDF; from the coding sequence ATGATGCAGGAGAAAAAAGATACTGCCAATGTATTTTTTGTGGATGTAAACCAATATCAGGAAGTTCCAGTTGGTACTGTACTTCTGGATTTAGTACCCAAGTTCCAGATACTTTTTAAATCTCCAATTATTGCTGCAAAGGTTGACAATGAGATAAAAGAGCTAAAGTATGTAGTTTCAAAAGACTGCAAGATAAAGTTTATTGACATGACCCAAGAAGATGGGATGAGGATTTACAGAAGAAGTTTGATTTTTGTTTTAATTGTGGCAACAAGGATGCTGTTTAAAGAAGCTGTGAATGTTCAGCATTCACTTTCAAAAGGACTATATTGTGAGGTTGAAAATAGGAAACTGTCTGAGGAGGACATACTTCTAATCAGGCAAAAGATGCAGGAGATAATAGAAAAAGATATTCCTTTTAGAAGAGAAAAGGTTACAAGAGAGGAAGCAGTTAAACTTTTTGAAAGTATGGGGTATTTGGATAAAGCAAGGACAGTAAAGTTTTCTGAAAACGACCACGTCTATATTTACTACTGTGGCGATTTTGTAGATTATTTTTACGGACACATGGTACCATCAACTGGGTATCTTAAAATCTTTGATTTGATTCGCTACCAAGACGGAATGGTTTTGCTGTACCCTGACAAGTCCAATCCATTCAAACTTCAAGAGTTTGTGGAGAACAAAAAACTATTTGCCGTGTATCATGAATACAAAAACTGGGGCAAGATTCTGAAAGTAACAGATGTTGGTGAGCTTAATCAAGTAATTGCAAGCGGTAAGATAAGGGAGTTTATAAGAGTATCAGAGGCTCTTCATGAAAAGAAGATTGCATATATTGCTGATGAGATTTCTAAAAACCCGGATATTAAAGTGGTTTTGATTTCTGGTCCGTCATCATCAGGAAAGACAACGTTTGCACATAGGCTTGCAATTCAACTTAGAGTGAACGGAAAAAATCCAATTTACATTGGTCTTGATGACTATTTTTACGAAGATAGGGTGCCACTTGACGAAAATGGAAAGCCTGACTATGAATCAATTGAGGCAATTGATATTGAGCTTTTCAATACACAACTGAAAGATTTAATTTCGGGTAAAGAAGTTGTTTTGCCCAAGTTTGATTTTATAAACCGAAAACGCACATTTCAAAGAAAAGTTAAACTTGAGGAGAATGATATTATAATAATTGAAGGAATTCATGGATTAAATAGTAGGCTTACACCAATGATAGATGATAGGAATAAATTTAAGATATATGTAAGTGCACTTACGCATTTGAACCTTGACAAACACAACCGTATTCAAACAACCGACTATAGGATACTCAGGCGAATTGTCAGAGATGCTCGTACAAGAGGTGCCTCTGCAAAAAGGACAATTTCAATGTGGCCATCTGTACGAAATGGCGAAGAAAAAAATATCTTTCCATACCAAGAGATGGCTGATACAATGTTTAACTCTGCACTAATCTATGAACTTGCTGTTTTGAAAAAGTATGCAGTGCCGCTTCTTAAAACAATTACAAAAGAAGATGAGGAATACTCTGAAGCACAACGGCTTTTGCATTTTTTAAGCTTTATACTCTCTGTTGATGATGAACGTGAGATTCCTCCACAATCAATCATAAGAGAGTTTATTGGTGGCTCTTGCTTTTATGATTTTTAA
- a CDS encoding FAD-dependent oxidoreductase, whose amino-acid sequence MRYIVIGAVAGGMTAAMKIRRNDDKAQIVVYDKDTDISYSGCSLAYYISGVIKDRKSIVPRDVEYFKKFNVEVKTSHEVLKVDTKTKSVLVKDLSTGNMFEDRFDKLIIATGAQAFIPKIEGINLDGIFTLRNVKDADRIKGYIEKTSPKKTLIIGGGYIGLEMAEALSLLGMEVLIVEKQKNILPNLDDDMARLVENYLLQKGIQIRNDSSVLRFEGEGKVKEAVLSDKSKIPADFVLISVGVRPNTEFLKDSGIELLENGAIKVDEYMRTNIEDIFAAGDCAAVYFKLNGKTMYVPLGSTANKMGRIAGENATGGNLRFNGILATSIFKVFDLTIAQTGYTEKMARQDEIEYEIGHVTKPHISTAYPGAEKMTIKALAELSSRKIIGAQIVGTKGVDKRIDVLATAIYSGLTVDDLFQLDLAYAPPFSSAKDPIHYVGMVMSNLLDEKKFNCTQEKLLQKIKNGEDFVVLDVRTPEQYQKKHIKGAINIPLEMIYQKINQLPKDKPIIVYCNSGVSSNIAQNILQQNGFRKVCNLSGGILNVTLPELLEGE is encoded by the coding sequence ATGAGGTATATTGTAATTGGGGCTGTTGCAGGCGGGATGACAGCTGCAATGAAGATAAGACGGAACGACGATAAAGCACAAATTGTAGTTTATGACAAAGACACAGACATCTCGTACTCTGGCTGTTCTCTTGCGTATTACATCTCAGGAGTCATAAAAGACAGAAAAAGCATTGTTCCAAGAGATGTTGAGTATTTCAAAAAGTTCAATGTTGAAGTAAAAACAAGTCATGAGGTCTTGAAGGTTGACACAAAGACAAAGTCAGTTCTTGTAAAAGACCTTTCGACAGGTAATATGTTTGAAGACAGGTTTGACAAACTTATAATTGCAACAGGTGCTCAGGCTTTCATTCCAAAGATTGAGGGAATAAACCTTGATGGAATATTCACGCTCAGGAATGTAAAAGATGCGGACAGGATAAAAGGGTATATTGAAAAAACAAGTCCCAAGAAAACCTTAATAATCGGTGGTGGGTATATAGGTCTTGAGATGGCAGAAGCACTTTCTCTTTTGGGTATGGAGGTTTTGATTGTCGAGAAGCAGAAAAATATTTTGCCAAACCTTGACGATGACATGGCAAGGCTTGTTGAAAACTACCTTTTGCAAAAGGGAATACAAATTAGGAATGATTCTTCTGTTTTGCGATTTGAAGGTGAGGGCAAAGTAAAAGAAGCAGTTTTGAGCGATAAAAGTAAAATCCCTGCCGATTTTGTTTTGATTTCTGTTGGAGTACGCCCAAATACAGAGTTTTTAAAGGACTCTGGCATTGAACTCTTGGAAAATGGTGCAATCAAGGTTGATGAGTATATGAGAACAAACATAGAAGATATCTTTGCAGCAGGTGACTGTGCAGCTGTGTACTTCAAGCTAAATGGTAAGACTATGTATGTGCCGCTTGGCTCAACAGCAAACAAAATGGGAAGAATTGCTGGGGAGAACGCAACAGGCGGAAATTTGAGATTTAACGGAATTTTAGCGACCTCAATCTTTAAGGTGTTTGATTTGACAATTGCCCAGACAGGGTATACAGAAAAGATGGCAAGGCAGGATGAGATTGAATATGAGATTGGGCATGTTACAAAGCCGCACATCTCAACAGCTTATCCTGGTGCGGAAAAGATGACTATAAAAGCCTTGGCAGAGCTAAGTTCACGGAAAATCATAGGTGCGCAGATTGTAGGTACAAAAGGGGTTGACAAGAGGATTGATGTATTGGCCACAGCTATTTATTCTGGTTTGACTGTAGATGACCTATTTCAGCTTGATTTGGCATACGCACCGCCGTTTTCGTCAGCAAAAGACCCTATTCACTATGTGGGAATGGTTATGTCAAACTTACTTGATGAAAAAAAGTTCAATTGTACACAGGAAAAACTTCTTCAAAAGATAAAAAATGGTGAGGATTTTGTTGTATTGGATGTGAGAACGCCTGAGCAGTACCAGAAAAAACATATAAAAGGTGCGATAAACATCCCGCTTGAGATGATATATCAAAAAATAAATCAACTTCCCAAAGATAAACCAATAATTGTGTACTGTAACAGTGGAGTCAGCTCAAATATAGCACAAAACATCTTGCAGCAAAATGGATTTAGAAAGGTTTGTAATCTCTCTGGCGGAATTTTAAATGTCACACTTCCTGAACTCCTGGAAGGAGAGTAA
- a CDS encoding DedA family protein: MISFLKYLVERFGLIGIFLILFIEGLGIPFPTQIAYLGAVALINLHKYSPFTLIMVISLGNLCGNLTINLLLRSGRSSIINIFEKILKIKKETLLSVNNFFVKYGIFAVPIARIIGVPRTPVIFLAGISKMNFYEYVISSFIGDTIWATFYVYFYWYGFSLFKFLYKKDINLFWLAILLLATIVVLVWAIVLKILTKKKKV, encoded by the coding sequence ATGATTAGTTTCCTGAAATATCTGGTTGAGAGGTTTGGACTTATTGGAATATTCTTAATTTTGTTCATAGAAGGGCTTGGAATACCATTCCCAACGCAGATAGCTTATCTTGGAGCAGTAGCGCTTATAAACCTTCACAAATACAGTCCTTTTACATTGATTATGGTAATCTCACTTGGAAACCTATGCGGAAATCTTACGATTAATCTTCTTCTTAGAAGTGGCAGAAGTTCTATTATCAATATTTTTGAAAAGATACTTAAAATAAAAAAAGAAACCCTTTTGTCTGTCAACAATTTTTTTGTAAAGTATGGAATCTTTGCCGTGCCAATTGCAAGAATAATTGGTGTGCCGCGCACACCTGTAATTTTTTTGGCTGGAATTAGCAAAATGAATTTTTATGAATATGTCATATCCTCATTCATTGGTGATACAATCTGGGCAACTTTTTATGTATACTTTTACTGGTATGGGTTTAGTCTTTTTAAGTTCTTGTACAAAAAGGATATAAACCTCTTTTGGCTTGCAATTCTTCTTCTGGCTACTATTGTAGTATTAGTGTGGGCAATTGTTCTAAAGATTTTGACAAAAAAGAAAAAGGTGTAG
- a CDS encoding ubiquitin-like domain-containing protein has product MKKLRCLVAKPRDLKKLVLAFVIVFVLSILLGAMTAQALIKEVSVTIDGKTFYYKTIKSTVKEVLEENGITITKDDYISPSLDSKIDENTKIVIKRAFEVKILVDDEEKVVYIPTGTVEDAIKKAGVSLGKSDKVNLPLSQILDKPTVIKITRVKEKIVVEKQNIPFSTITKTNYRMDHGKQKVVQQGQDGILEKKFKIVVEDGKEVERKLIGQRIIKSPKPRIIEVGAIRWFKTSRGEIVRYKKVYTMIATAYSLTPSDTGKSPGHPDYGRTATGHRVRQGVVAVDPRVIPLGTRLYIEGYGFATALDTGSAIKGNRIDLFVEKDAYKFGVRRVKVYVLTN; this is encoded by the coding sequence ATGAAAAAATTAAGGTGCCTTGTGGCAAAGCCAAGGGATTTGAAGAAACTCGTCCTTGCCTTCGTCATTGTATTTGTCCTGTCCATCCTACTTGGCGCAATGACAGCACAGGCACTAATAAAAGAGGTAAGTGTGACAATCGATGGCAAAACTTTTTATTATAAAACAATTAAATCAACAGTCAAAGAAGTTTTAGAGGAAAATGGAATTACCATTACAAAAGATGACTATATAAGTCCGAGCTTAGATTCAAAGATTGATGAGAATACTAAAATCGTTATAAAAAGAGCTTTTGAAGTAAAAATTTTGGTAGACGATGAGGAAAAGGTTGTATATATTCCAACTGGCACAGTTGAAGATGCCATCAAAAAAGCAGGTGTATCTCTTGGAAAGTCGGACAAAGTAAACCTTCCGCTATCTCAGATTCTTGACAAGCCCACGGTGATAAAAATTACCCGTGTAAAGGAAAAGATAGTAGTTGAAAAACAAAATATACCATTTTCTACAATAACAAAGACGAATTATAGGATGGACCATGGTAAACAAAAAGTTGTCCAGCAAGGTCAAGATGGTATATTAGAAAAGAAGTTTAAGATTGTTGTAGAAGATGGCAAAGAGGTAGAGAGAAAGCTAATAGGGCAGAGGATTATAAAAAGTCCCAAGCCGAGGATTATTGAAGTTGGGGCAATAAGATGGTTTAAGACATCAAGAGGAGAGATTGTAAGGTACAAAAAGGTCTACACTATGATTGCAACAGCGTATTCCCTCACACCAAGTGACACCGGAAAAAGTCCAGGTCATCCAGACTATGGCAGAACAGCAACAGGGCACAGAGTTCGGCAGGGCGTTGTTGCTGTTGACCCGCGTGTGATTCCACTTGGCACAAGGCTTTATATTGAGGGTTATGGGTTTGCAACAGCTCTTGATACAGGGTCTGCAATAAAAGGAAATAGAATAGACCTTTTTGTTGAGAAAGATGCCTATAAGTTTGGGGTTCGACGTGTAAAGGTTTATGTACTTACAAACTAA
- a CDS encoding glycoside hydrolase family 130 protein, translating into MFKLQRVTNKPVLRPKQENEWERAAVFNAAAIYHRGLFHLIYRATNIPPHKDYGEYISTIGYAVSTDGVNFYRLDKPVMVAENDQERRGIEDPRIVEIDGTFYMTYTGFGGRYDGDFRIMLAKSKNLIKWERMGVALDEPNKDAALFPEKINGRYVMFHRRYPNMWLAFSDDLIHWTDHVEIMTVRENSWESSRIGVAGPPIKVKFGWLVIYHAADNKNVYRLGAVLLDSKDPTKVLSRFSEPILEPELSWEVDGYIPNVVFSCGHAEVGDEVWVYYGGADTVIGVAKFNKEKIKFD; encoded by the coding sequence ATGTTCAAACTCCAAAGGGTGACAAATAAGCCTGTGCTAAGACCAAAACAGGAAAATGAGTGGGAGAGGGCTGCAGTTTTCAATGCAGCAGCTATATATCACAGAGGGCTGTTTCATTTAATTTACAGGGCAACTAATATTCCACCTCACAAGGACTATGGTGAGTATATTTCAACAATTGGTTATGCCGTGTCAACAGATGGTGTTAACTTCTATAGACTTGACAAACCTGTAATGGTTGCTGAGAATGATCAAGAAAGAAGAGGGATAGAGGACCCAAGAATTGTAGAGATTGACGGAACATTTTACATGACATACACTGGATTTGGTGGGAGATATGATGGTGATTTCAGGATAATGTTGGCGAAGTCAAAGAACCTAATAAAGTGGGAGAGAATGGGAGTTGCACTTGACGAGCCAAACAAAGACGCAGCTCTTTTCCCAGAGAAGATAAATGGCAGGTATGTGATGTTTCACAGAAGATATCCTAACATGTGGCTTGCATTTTCAGACGATTTGATTCACTGGACAGATCATGTTGAAATAATGACAGTACGAGAAAATTCTTGGGAGAGCAGCCGAATTGGCGTTGCAGGACCACCAATAAAGGTCAAGTTTGGCTGGCTTGTTATATACCACGCGGCTGATAATAAGAATGTATATAGGCTTGGTGCAGTACTGCTGGATAGCAAAGACCCAACAAAGGTTTTGTCAAGGTTCTCTGAGCCAATATTAGAGCCTGAGCTTTCATGGGAAGTTGATGGATACATACCAAACGTTGTTTTCAGCTGTGGTCATGCAGAAGTTGGCGATGAGGTTTGGGTTTACTATGGTGGTGCAGATACTGTCATTGGCGTTGCAAAGTTCAATAAAGAAAAGATAAAATTCGATTGA